Below is a genomic region from Helianthus annuus cultivar XRQ/B chromosome 2, HanXRQr2.0-SUNRISE, whole genome shotgun sequence.
aaatgaaaaaatCAGGGACCAAgaggaaaaaaaaactatttgaactaaaatagcaatttggaccaaacctcagggactaaaatggcaatttactcttctGTAATAGTAATACAGTGATTTATGTTTCACATGTGGAAGTAACAATCTCATCAAAACTGATCTATTTGCATATATGTATTTTCAGGTCGAATCTTATAATACACAAAGAGCATTACGGAAAATCAAACGTCATAATCCTTCATCCGCAGTGAGTAATGCGGCAAAGCATAACGAAGAATCCACACAAGTGAATACCGAGACCAAATCTATCCAACAATCTTCTGATACCAACACATCCGCTTCAACACACGACGTAACAAACATTGGATCACCAGAACAGCAATCAAAAACACTAAAAGATGCAGTGAAGCCGAAGCACAAGAAGAGAAAGAAGTCAACCTCCAATGCTAATGCAAGTTAGATCAGCACTCACCCTCTTTATATCGGACTATATAATATATGCGATTATTTGTGCCGGTTTTCATCTATCTGATTTAGCTTTTTGAGACTTGGGATATGCATTACAGTTTTAGAAGTAACTTTGCAAAATTGTAGGAGAAATGTTGTGTACAAAGACTAAGCTTAAAGTGAAGTAAGTGACCCGTGGCtgtttcaatttttggaaaatGAATATTATTTTTTGGCGAGTCATTTTTTCGAGATGATCAATGAGTTATTTCAAATTTAAATCTTAGGATTTGGGCGTGGCATGTAAAGCGGGGTGTTTTTTCAGTAAACTAGTTTGAATGTCCTTTCACTCGTATAGCAGGAACTGGTTTCTGCAAAACATGGCAACTAGGCTAAAGACAGTTAGACAAATAGAGTTAGGTTCCGGTACAAATGGGTCGTAACCTACAAATTGGGCTTAACACGACAAGTGGAGAAgagtattttttttttgaaattttttcttCTTATTTTGTCAAACACGAAGTTTAGTCCCagaatctaaaaaaaaaatcgtGTTTATActgggaagaaagaaaagaaagcaaGTAGGGATTATTGACTCCACAAAACAAATCtgggaagaaagaaagaaagtatGTTTTTTTTGACTCCACAAAACAAATctgggaagaaagaaaagaaagcaaGTAGGGATTGTTGATATGAATTGCCAAGGCGGATCAATAAGAATCAAGTAGTGTTCATGTTGATGTTGCTTTCCTTTAATATTATCTATAAGCTTATCATGGTATACAAAACGTAACATGAATAAATCCATTTGCAATGGCAGATGCATAAGGTTTCTCTGAAGCTTTGCTTGATTTTTGCCATATACAAGTATTTTGATCAAAAGTAGGAACACTAAAATATAAAAGGCCGTTACAAATCGATATTTTATATTCAAAGCAATTGATAACTTTTATGGATGTTGATATATTGAATTAGCTAATTGTTATATTATAGAATACAAAAATACTATACAATCAGTTAACATAGTATACATATACGTATATGTATGTCGTCTACACTACGATCATCTCAGTCTTCTCGCAACTCCTTATCCTAATTTCCGCCGTGTTCTTGCCATCAACATTCAATACATCACAACATTCCCCTCTATTTCCAACCTAAATGATGAAAAAAAGAACATGTATTAGTTTCATTATTCATATATGATCATTTGTAACTAATATGCCTCAATTAGGATATTCATGGGCTTACAAAGTTTAGTTTTGTAGCCGGAGAGTAAACTTGAATCGTAGAAATATAATCCGCCGAATGATCAGAAGAACAAGGTGGCAATTGACGCGGCTTGTAACGAATGTAGGTCATCATGATTTCATCCGTTGTTCTATTACtgttattattactactactgctactactatcACTACTGAGTCTCGTTATGGAATGAAAGAAGAAAACATGGGGAGTTTCACATGAATTATTGGTGACCAATCGCGTGTTAAACATATAATGTGGTGGTTCTCCTATGAAGCCCCATGGAGTAAATGTCTCTAAAGGTCTTCTAAGAATACTTCGAGGGATTAACTGCTCATAAATGTAAGCCGAGTAGCCCCAAGCTACCGAAAATGCCCATTTTGTTTGCTTGTGGTAGCAAACGGCTTGTTGAAGAAGGCGTGTCTCGTCTACTTTAGCCGCGGTCATGAGATGTCTGACGGACTTATGGCGGTCCATGGTTGGGAAAATAGGAGAGGTGAAGTCGAGGTGGTGAAAGGAGATCAACGGTGCTTGTGGGTGAGCCGATAAAAACCCAGAAATATCATTCGTCAGATCAAGCTGTAAAATCATTACCAGAACATTAAGACTTTCACTAAAAATGACGTTTTCCGATATaactattttttttgaacggcaaaacttctatataaaaaatagaaaatgtgcCAGTAAGTAGCTGAAAAACCCAATAATTACAAGATTACATCGCGGATATTAAAGTCATACCACCTATCCCAATCCACAGAACTATTTGTCGGTGAGGATACCAACAGATTGTAATGTGTTGGTGAAAGTTTGCCCGGAAAATGAGCGTGAGTAATATTTTCACCGACGGATCAACAACGAACTTTAGCGATGGAAATCACCAAGGGATCACTGGTGGGTATAACTGATTGACTTTAGCGACAAATGAACACtgtgttttagtttttttttttttaattatgacgaaaaaattaaaaataaatttccGACAATTAATtatatagtatttttttttttgtttttgtttatataataaatttttgtttttgtttttgggATTTTATTGAATCCGTCAATAATCACCgacaaaaaaaacattttttgttttttaaggaTTTTGTGAGATTTTTCGTTAATCATAATAATATCCAaggttaattaaatattaaatattcaGTGAAAATAAAATGAACCTGATGAAACCCCTTTTCAGTATTAAGAGGAACACCCATATCAGCAACACAAGCACTCAAAATCTGATCACCAAAAGCATAATAAGGGTAAGTCTCTATGCATCGATCAAGATTCACAACCAAAGCCTCTACCAACGGGTAACTCAACGCAAACCCCGCGCCACCATACGCCATCTCAAACGAGATCCCCAAACCCGACTTAACACTTTCGGATACACCACCAATATACACATATTTTGTGTCATCATACTTCCCTAAAAGTTGCACCAAATTATCCAAGAAAAAGATGGTGTCATCATCTCCCATGACGTACCATCTAACGTCCTTATCTCCCTCCCTGAATGTTTCCAGGATCGTTCTCACGATCCTGATAACTTCAGGCTTCACGTGTCTGGAGTACACCTCGAGCTTTGAGGTGTTCTCAGACACGCGATATGGAGGGAGATTATTATTATATGTCCATGGGAGAATATTTGTGGTGGGATTTTGATCGAAAAAGATGTATCCACGCGTGATGTTTGGCCGCCACCATTCTTGGAAATACGACCTACGGTTAGGCCATGTCTTGATGGAAGCCGCGACGATGAATATGAGTTGGTTAATATTTGTAGATGGTGATGGTGAAGAAGCAGTTTTATTCAATGGTTTTTTGACTGGTAAAATGCATACGGAAGATTTATAAATATGATACATGATAAAAATGTATATAATGAAGGCTGAAATGGCGGAAATCTTCCATAGACTTAATCTTGTGGGTAAACTAGTATGCTTTTGTGGCTTCATTTCATCAAAAGCTTTCTTCCTTCTTCATACATTGGATAGTaatatataaattttatatacaTTAGTTTAAATTGTTTGGTTTTGTACTTATGTTTTTTTCCTTCTTTTAGGTTTGAATTGTTTTCCTAGGCATCCATAAAAGCTTCAATTAACTATACTAAAAGATATCAAAAGATTAGAGGGAAAAGTATTTCCTATTATTTTCTCATTTTCAATACAAGCATCTTTAATTGTATTTGAAAATGACATGTCATCTAGGTGGAGAGAGACGGAATAGAAAAATAGTGCATTTGTCTGGTTTTTCATAGGAGAATGGACGAGAAATGTGAGAGGGAGGAGATGGCGTCCGGCTAGGGCATCGCTGGAGACGCTCttatagttttaaaagatagaaTAAACTCAAACAATCGGACTCCTAACTATCTATGAGTGGCAATCGGAAAGTGAACATAAAAACCAAATAATCTCTAACATGACCCCACGGGCTGAACGAGAGTGGTAACGTGAAGCTTGGACATAAGAGTGGTAAATATCTAAAGACAACCACCCTTTGGAGTTTGGACAACAAATCAACTAGTTGGAATGAAGTAGGCATATTGTGAAAATTGAGACTCATAACCACGTCTCGCATAAAATGCAAGTCAATCTCGATGTGTTTCACACATTGATGTAAACATGTTTGACTTCTAAATACGTAGCTCCAACATTGTTGCACAACAAACTAGTGGACTAACAAAAGGAATATGCAACTCATGAAGAACAGGgacgtctctgagaattcacgtaccctgttcgAGATTGAAAAAATGTATCATTCTCttatgttttgttattatttaaaaaaaaatcaaattagtattgggcTTAATAAACCTAATTCCAAATGGGCTAAAttctaaaacataaaaaaatgatttgtaaatagGCCTATATTGAAAGTGATATgtgttta
It encodes:
- the LOC110915758 gene encoding uncharacterized protein LOC110915758, which codes for MYHIYKSSVCILPVKKPLNKTASSPSPSTNINQLIFIVAASIKTWPNRRSYFQEWWRPNITRGYIFFDQNPTTNILPWTYNNNLPPYRVSENTSKLEVYSRHVKPEVIRIVRTILETFREGDKDVRWYVMGDDDTIFFLDNLVQLLGKYDDTKYVYIGGVSESVKSGLGISFEMAYGGAGFALSYPLVEALVVNLDRCIETYPYYAFGDQILSACVADMGVPLNTEKGFHQLDLTNDISGFLSAHPQAPLISFHHLDFTSPIFPTMDRHKSVRHLMTAAKVDETRLLQQAVCYHKQTKWAFSVAWGYSAYIYEQLIPRSILRRPLETFTPWGFIGEPPHYMFNTRLVTNNSCETPHVFFFHSITRLSSDSSSSSSNNNSNRTTDEIMMTYIRYKPRQLPPCSSDHSADYISTIQVYSPATKLNFVGNRGECCDVLNVDGKNTAEIRIRSCEKTEMIVV